The Argiope bruennichi chromosome 9, qqArgBrue1.1, whole genome shotgun sequence genome contains a region encoding:
- the LOC129985047 gene encoding cyclin-dependent kinase 11-like translates to MSTEDLYEDLDPIRDPETAYLRTTQLMKKHFGYNNPRILGEGSFGSVIRFNHPENEDGVAVKLLYLEEVNEGERKLWIRLRHENIVPLQRLTMFPTLNIACFEMQVYPYDLMKAVTSNEYLENTDSLNQLKLWLHQILCGLDYLHYKNLCHLDMKSDNVLISRRASKAMIADFTFLNRTTSCIGSDDIGLPIMYQPPEAFRVLKKGESIDGRAFDLWTYGLMSFEVLSNFHMVRSFACRHLGTELRHASIRGALQEEAFTDKIKTALPAVEITYEDIKLALDFIHSFLKSDPSARITAETGMKHKFLGQGDFVCNDVDALWQRPNPTTESIYGPTIYHHQIEEPTIRRRVFHLKARLYGLKLAWNENNSC, encoded by the exons ATGTCTACTGAAGATTTGTATGAAGATTTGGACCCGATTCGTGACCCAGAAACAGCATATTTAAGAACCAcgcaattaatgaaaaaacattttggtTACAATAACCCCAGAATCCTTGGTGAAGGCTCGTTTGGATCGGTGATTCGCTTTAACCATCCAGAAAATGAAGACGGGGTGGCCGTGAAATTGCTGTACTTAGAAGAGGTCAATGAGGGTGAGCGAAAACTTTGGATCAGGTTGCGCCATGAAAATATTGTACCTCTGCAAAGACTAACAATGTTCCCAACACTCAACATTGCTTGCTTTGAAATGCAGGTCTACCCATATGACCTAATGAAAGCGGTAACCTCTAATGAATACCTCGAAAACACAGATTCCctcaatcaattaaaattatggcTACATCAAATATTATGCGGATTAGATTATTTACACTATAAGAACCTCTGTCACCTGGATATGAAGTCCGATAATGTTCTGATATCACGTCGAGCTTCCAAAGCAATGATAGCAGATTTCACATTCCTCAATAGAACGACATCCTGCATAGGAAG CGACGACATCGGCTTGCCTATTATGTATCAACCACCAGAAGCCTTTCGTGTGCTTAAAAAGGGCGAATCAATCGATGGCCGTGCCTTTGACCTGTGGACATACGGCCTCATGTCCTTCGAGGTTCTCAGTAATTTCCATATGGTACGATCCTTCGCTTGCCGACATTTGGGCACCGAACTTCGGCATGCTTCAATAAGGGGAGCCTTGCAG GAAGAGGCCtttactgataaaataaaaacagcacTCCCTGCAGTCGAAATTACTTATGAGGATATAAAACTTGCTCTTGACTTCATACATTCTTTCCTCAAGTCTGATCCATCTGCAAGAATCACGGCTGAAACCGGCATGAAACACAAATTTCTGGGGCAGGGAGATTTCGTTTGTAACGATGTTGATGCACTCTGGCAGCGCCCAA atCCGACAACTGAGAGCATTTATGGCCCGACGATTTATCATCATCAGATAGAAGAACCAACCATCAGAAGGAGG GTGTTCCATTTGAAAGCCAGACTCTATGGACTCAAGCTGGCGTGGAACGAAAACAACtcttgttaa